One Gordonia pseudamarae genomic window, CGCCGAACTCGACGCGACTCTGACCGACCTGCTCGCCCCCCGTGACCCGCATGACGGCGACGATGTCGTCATGGAAATCAAATCCGGTGCGGGAGGGGAGGAGTCGGCACTGTTTGCCTCCGACCTGGCCCGGATGTACCTCAAGTACTGCGAACGGCGCGGCTGGAAGGCGCAGTTCCTCGGCGTCACCGAATCGGACCTCGGCGGCTACAAGGAGGCCACGATCTCGATCAAGGCGCGTGAATCGGTGCGCGACGGAGTGTGGTCGCGGCTGAAATTCGAGGGTGGTGTGCATCGGGTGCAGCGTGTGCCCGTGACCGAGTCCCAGGGCCGTATCCACACCTCGGCCGCCGGTGTGCTCATCTACCCCGAGCCCGACGAGGTCGAGGAGGTCGCGATCGACGAATCGGACCTGCGGATCGACGTCTACCGGTCCTCGGGCAAGGGCGGGCAGGGTGTCAACACCACCGACTCGGCGGTCCGGATCACGCACCTGCCGACCGGAATCGTGGTGACCTGCCAGAACGAGCGTTCCCAGCTGCAGAACAAGGCCCGCGCGATGCAGGTGCTCGCGGCGCGTCTGCAGGCGGCGGCCGAGGAGGAAGCTGAGGCGGCGGCGGCGCAGGGGCGTGCCGCACAGATCCGCACGGTGGACCGATCCGAGCGCATCCGTACCTACAACTTTCCCGAGAACCGCATCACCGACCACCGCGTCGGCTACAAGGCCAACAATCTGGACGCGGTGCTGGCCGGCGACATGGACGCGCTGCTCGACGCCCTGGTCGCGGCGGACCGGCAGGCGCGCCTCGCCGCCGAATGACGGCCCCGCGAGTGCGCGTCAGCGACGAGATCGCATGGGCGACAAGTCAACTTGCCGAAGTCGGGGTGGCCTCGCCCCGTGCCGACGCCGAATGGTTGATGTGTTATGTGCTGCGCATCGATCGCGGGCGGCTCCTGATCGCCGACGATCTGTCCGACGACCAGGCGTGGTCCTACCGCGACCTCGTCGCCCGGCGCCGGACCCGGGTCCCGCTGCAGCACCTGATCGGCACCGCGGCGTTCGGCCCGGTTGATCTGGCGGTCGGTCCGGGCGTTTTCGTTCCGCGACCGGAGACCGAATGGCTGCTCGAGTGGGCTGTTGCCGCGCTGACCGAGGTGGCGCATCCGGTCGTGGTCGATCTGTGCAGCGGCAGCGGGGCGCTCGGCATCGCTGTCGCGACACTGGTGCCCACGGCCCGGGTGTTGGCCGTCGAGAAGTCCGCTGACTCCTGGCAGTGGCTCAACCGCAACATCACCGCCTGCGATGTGGCCTCGCGTTGCCGGGCCGTGTGTGCCGACGTGACCGATGCGGGCGCCACGGTCGCGGCCCTGGCGGCCGTGGCCGGTAGCGGCCCCGGATCGCGTGGCGCGGCACCGGTCGCCGATCTCGTGGTGAGCAATCCACCGTATGTCCCCGAGGGCACCGGCGTCGCACCGGAGGTCGGTGCGGACCCGCACGCCGCGGTGTTCGCCGGCGACGACGGTATGTCGGTGATCACCCCGATGCTCGCGCTGGTGGGCCGGCTCCTGCGGCCGGGTGGCCGCGCGGGAATCGAGCACGACGAGAGCACGTCCGCCCGGGTGCTCGCGGCCGCGGCCGCCACCGGGCTGTTTACCGAGGTCGCCGGCCACGACGATCTGACCGGACGGCCACGATTCGTGACGATGCGCCGGTCGCGGTGAGCGGCCCGTGACGAGCATCGGCGCGGGGCTCGGCATGTGGCGTGCGAGGATGGCAGAG contains:
- the prfA gene encoding peptide chain release factor 1; the encoded protein is MSSTSPSAIDDVVAEHEGLERQLADPALHNDPAAARRVGKRFAELAPVMATYRRLCAARDDLEAARELAADDPAFAEEIPALEETVAELDATLTDLLAPRDPHDGDDVVMEIKSGAGGEESALFASDLARMYLKYCERRGWKAQFLGVTESDLGGYKEATISIKARESVRDGVWSRLKFEGGVHRVQRVPVTESQGRIHTSAAGVLIYPEPDEVEEVAIDESDLRIDVYRSSGKGGQGVNTTDSAVRITHLPTGIVVTCQNERSQLQNKARAMQVLAARLQAAAEEEAEAAAAQGRAAQIRTVDRSERIRTYNFPENRITDHRVGYKANNLDAVLAGDMDALLDALVAADRQARLAAE
- a CDS encoding N5-glutamine methyltransferase family protein, with translation MTAPRVRVSDEIAWATSQLAEVGVASPRADAEWLMCYVLRIDRGRLLIADDLSDDQAWSYRDLVARRRTRVPLQHLIGTAAFGPVDLAVGPGVFVPRPETEWLLEWAVAALTEVAHPVVVDLCSGSGALGIAVATLVPTARVLAVEKSADSWQWLNRNITACDVASRCRAVCADVTDAGATVAALAAVAGSGPGSRGAAPVADLVVSNPPYVPEGTGVAPEVGADPHAAVFAGDDGMSVITPMLALVGRLLRPGGRAGIEHDESTSARVLAAAAATGLFTEVAGHDDLTGRPRFVTMRRSR